Proteins co-encoded in one Nicotiana sylvestris chromosome 7, ASM39365v2, whole genome shotgun sequence genomic window:
- the LOC138873884 gene encoding uncharacterized protein encodes MIELVHEGGEIKKPSQTVMMIRASPKEKSTGGEEVVQLEKVDVKPVVVMGKSSHVVAKYPEPVKVTVRGVPSKPACIGPVVIRPVMQMPITSEKAVPWSYSKAMVMYKGKEVVKEVCEAQGLTRSGMCFAPVELRRSNPAVVKKPMKEEEAEEFLKKMKAQDYSIVEQLRKTPAQISLLSMLIHSSDHCQALMKILNEAHVLDKIYVNHLERIVHKIFEVNRVMFSDDELPAEDTEHNKALYLTVKCEDSMVTRVLIDNGSRANNCTLTTLNKLKVDHDRIHRNSVCVRGFDGSGTDTVGDIILGLTIGLVEFTMEFQMVKFEWYRQEIVVHGDEGTSIMSDAVAPFIEIDDDKGPWVYQVFDAVSVAKIFEGEDLPLPRIAAATFMVASKMLNNGFVPGKGLGVDLQDGDLNQGFERLFADVNVIEAGEGSSRADIHSLYIGSNDMACTIDLHPSLKNQSDSELVVQEVDYDDESEYDEDEAFEEINRELSQFEEKPKPNLNDTKVVNLGDADDVRETKISIHTEPNIREELIKALIEFKDVHDCNTGYYKLKYGEA; translated from the exons atgatcgagcttgtgcatgAAGGAGGGGAgataaagaaaccctcacagacggtgatgatgatccgtgccagtccaaAAGAAAAGTCGACAGGTGGAGAAGAGGTGGTGCAGTTGGAAAAGGTagacgtcaagccagtagtggtgatggggaagagttcgcaTGTTGTTGCAAAgtatccagagccggtcaaagtaacggtgcgagGGGTACCAAGCAAGCCAGCATGCATAGGGCCAGTTgtcatcaggccagtaatgcagatgCCGATAACCAGCGAGAAAGCCGTGCCATGGAGCTATAGTAAAGcgatggtaatgtacaaagggaaggaggttgtgaaagaagtatgtgaggcccagggcttaactcgttcgggaatgtgttttgctcccgtagagttaagaaggtccaacccagcggTGGTAAAGAAGCCAATGAAggaggaagaggctgaggagtttttgaagaaaatgaaggcacaagactactccattgtggagcagttaagaaagACCCCAGCGCAGATTTCGTTACTATCAATGCTGATCCATTCCAGCGATCATTGCCAGgcactgatgaaaatcctgaatgaggcccatgttctgGATAAAATCTATGTAAATCACTTGGAGAggatagtgcacaaaatcttcgaggtaaaccgagtgatgttttctgatgatgaattgccagcAGAGGatacagaacacaacaaagccctatacttgaccgtgaaatgcgaagactccatggtcacccgagtattgattgataatggATCAAGAGCCAATAACTGTACTTTAACTActctgaacaagctgaaagttgatcatgaccggattcacaggaacagcgtctgcgtccgaggttttgatggaagTGGTACCGACacggtgggtgatatcatactgggattgaccattggtctagtggaattcaccatggaattccaa atggtgaaatttgaatggtACAGGCAGGAGATAGTGGTGCACGGGGATGAAGGTACAAGCATTATGAGTGATGCCGTTGCGCCATTCATAGAAATTGATGACGATAAAGGTCCATGGGTGTACCAGGTTTTCGACGCGGTTTCAGTGGCTAAAATTTttgaaggcgaggaccttccacttcctAGGATCGCAGCTGCAACCTTCATGGTAGCCTCGAAAATGCTAAacaacgggtttgtaccaggaaaaggtttgggggttgatctgcaag atggagatttgaatcagggttttgaaaggttgttcgccgACGTCAacgtgatagaagctggagaaggttccagtagggcagatataca ttctctttatattggttctaatgataTGGCATGTACAATAGATCTTCatcctagtctaaaaaatcaatctgattccgaactagttgtacaagaggtcgattatgatgatgaatcggaatacgatgaggatgaagcctttgaagagataaatagagaattaagccagttcgaagagaaacccaagcccaatTTGAACGACACTAAAGTTGtaaatttaggggatgcagacgatgtcagggaaaccaaaataagcatccacactGAGCCGAACATCAGGgaggaactaatcaaagcactcattgaattcaaagat